The DNA segment AAACTTTTTTCCCTGGAACTAATAGAGAACAATATGCCTTGAAAAATGTGAACTTGGATATTAAGGCTGGAGATTTTATTACGATTTTAGGAGGAAACGGTGCTGGTAAATCTACTTTTTTAAATGCGCTTGCTGGCTCTTTTTCTTTGGACAATGGGAAAATTATAATCGAAGGAAAAGATGTTAGTAATATTGTTGAACACAAGAGAGCGGAATTTATAAGTCGTGTTTTCCAAAATCCTTTGGATGGGACAGCTCCACGTATGACTGTTGCTCAGAATATGTCATTAGCATTGCGACGTGGTAAAAACCGTGGATTTAAATTAGGCACTACAAAAGAGGATAGAAAACTTTTTAAAGAACTACTTGCGACATTAGATTTAGGACTTGAGGATAGACTCGATAGCGAGATGGGATTATTGTCTGGTGGGCAGCGTCAAGCAATTGCGCTTCTTATGGCAACGATGACTACTCCAAAACTTTTGCTTCTTGATGAACATACAGCAGCATTAGATCCAAAAACACAGAAAAAAATTATGGAATTAACACGCAAAAAAATTGAAGAGAAGAATTTAACCGCATTAATGATTACTCATAATATTCAAGATGCTGTGAAATATGGTAATAGAATTATTATTCTTCATAGAGGACAGTTAGTTCGCGATATAAATCGTGAGGAAAAAGAAAAGTTAAATGCTAAAGAATTATACGAGTTATTGTATAATCTAGAAGAAAGTGAATAAACTAAAAATCAGTTTTGATGTTAGTCAAAGCTGATTTTTTCTTTAGGTAAAAGGTTATTCATCTTATATTCATTTATAGGCAATATAATTTAATATGATTTATTATAAATTATTTTACATTTATATATATCTTGAGTAAAATAAAGTAGAATTTTAGTGTTAGGAGAGAATTATGAAAATACTTGTTGTTGAAGATGAAAAAGATTTGAATAGAGTAATAACAAAACATTTGAAAAAGAATAATTATAGCGTTGATAGTTGTTTTGACGGGGAGCAAGCACTAGATTATGTTTTATACGGGGAATATGATCTGATTATAACTGATATTATGATGCCAAAAGTAGATGGTTATCAATTTATAAAACAATTGCGAAATAAAAAGAATACAACACCCGTAATAATGCTCACAGCCAAAGATAGTTTAGATGATAAAATTTTAGGTCTAGATAGTGGTGCTGATGATTATATTGTAAAACCATTTGAATTTGATGAACTTTTAGCACGTATAAGAGTACTTATGCGTAGAAATTATGGGTTTGCAACAAATATTATTCAAGTAGATGATGTTGTTTTAGATATTTCTAAAAAGCAGGTAACGCGATCTGGTGAAAGTATAGTTTTAACAGGAAAAGAATACGAAGTATTGGAATATTTATTTAAAAATAAGACGGGGATTATTAGTCGGGAACAAATTTTAAATCATGTGTGGGACTATGATTACGAAGGGGTGTCTAATATAATCGATGTTATTGTAAAAAATATTAGAAAAAAATTAGATGTAGGTTCGAAAAAACCGATTATTCACACGAAGAGAGGGTTAGGTTATTTTGTTAAAGAAGATTAAAGAAATTATATTTAAGCCGTTTAGGAGAATTACTTTAACGTTTAAAATTACTCTATGGTATACAATTTTCATAGTAATATTATTAACCTCTATTATTTTAGGGACATTTTTTGTTAGTGATAGTGTTGTAGAAAGCTCAGGTAAAAAGAAGTTAATAGAAGAAGTTACGGAGATTTCTAATGGGAAAGAAAATTTTACAGCATTTGAAGATGGTGTAACTTTGTCATTATACGATAAAGATGGAAATTTAATTGCGGGTAGTATACCGAAAAATTTTGATGTTCGAGATTTTAGTTTGGGTGTTGTTACATATTATACAGATTCTAACAATAATAAATATATGTATTACGATATAGAAACGAATTCGGAAAAATTTGCCAATGGTAAGTATGTTCGTGGTATTGTTCAAATATCAAGCGGTCAAACAAGTTGGTATCTTCCTTTTGCTATAATTGCAGGAAGTCCAATAATTATTTTAATCATAACGTATGGGGGTTATTTGATAATTAGAAGTTCTTTAAAACCTGTACGCGAAATGATAGAAACGGCAGAAACAATAAGTAATAGTGCAGATTTAAGTAAAAGAATAACGATAGAAGATGGAAAAGATGAAGTTCATAAACTAGCTCTAGTTTTCAATGAAATGTTAGAATCGTTAGAGCGCGCCTCTATGAGAGAACGACAGTTTAGTTCGGATGTATCCCATGAATTGCGAACACCAATATCGGTTATTGTTGCTGAGAGTGAATATGGTACGAAATACATAGATACAGTTGGTGAGGCAAAGGAATCATTTGCGGTAATTAAGCGCCAAAGTAAGAGAATGACAACTATGATAAATCAAATTTTAGAAATGGCAAGATTAGATAATAGATTAGAAATTCCTAAAGAAACTTTTAATTTATCTAGTTGTTTAGAAAAAACATTAGAAGACTATAAAAAATTATTTGTGAGTAAAAATATTCAATTAATATCCAATATAGAGGAGAATATAACAGTATTTGGGAACCGTGTGCTGTTAATGCGTTTAATTGATAATTTAATATCCAATGCTTTAAAACATGCTACGTCTAAGACGTGGATTTCAGTAGTGAAAAGAAAGAGTATAATTATTGAGATTAAAGATGATGGCAAAGGAATAGATGATAAAGAAAAAGAATATATTTGGGATAGATTCTACAAAGTGGACAAATCAAGAAGTATATCAGAAGATAATTCTTCAGGATTAGGGTTACCTATTTCTAAAAAAATAGTCGAATTACATGGTGGGAAAATAGTAGCCTTAGATAATAAACCGCAAGGCGCAAAGTTTGTAATTAACTTATAAAGAAAAAATTGAAGGTAACATTTTTTATAAAATTTATCTTCAATTTTTTTAATCTTCATTTAACATTCATAAAACATAGATATAATAAAAGTACAAAGAACAGATGGAGAGATAAAAATTTTCATCTAATATTCATTAAACTTAAGTATAATGAAAATATAAAGTAAGAGAGGTAATTATAATGACAAAAAATATTGATAATAACGAGATTGAAACACTAGAAGGAGTTTACACGCAAACTACTGAGACAGAGCATCAAGAAGAAAATTATTCTCAACCGAATAAACCAAAGAAAAATTTTCTAAAACCACTTATTATAGGAGTGTTAGCTGTTGCTGTGACTGGTGGTGCGGGTTCATATGCGTATAATAAATATGAGCAGGGGAAAAGAGCGAAGGTTCAAGAAGCATATTCTAAAATAAAAATAAATGTAGATAATCAAAGTCAAAGTAATCAAAGTACGAATCCCCAAAATAATGAATCTACTCAACAAAATTCTACTTCAAACATAAAGTCGCAAGAAGAGGTTCAAAGAATTGTGGCGCAAGCTATTTCGACACCAGAAGGAGATATTTATTTCAAAAAAATTCGTACGGAATATGAAGACGACTATGCATATCAAAATAATGGAGCACCATTACTTATTTATGATATAGAAGTTCGTGCAAATGGGTTAGAATATGATATCGAAATAGATGCTGTAACAGGGAAAGTTTTGAAAGTGAAAATTGATAGTTAATATTTTAATAAAAAAGGTCTATTGAAGAAAAATTCAATAGATCTTTTTTTTATTTATTTTTTTGGTTATAAATATAATATACAGCAAATCCTCCAAGGATAATATAAAGTGTAACGTTAGGGTTAGCTAGATAAAAAAGCATAGCTTTATAAGAGATACGCATTAATATTCCTTGAATAATTGATGGAGCAAATAGGATAATAAATATAATAGAATTTTTCATATTTTTTGCAATAAGCATTAATCCTATTAAAATTCCAATTAAAAGAACAATAGCTAAATATTTATTAATAACAACATTTAATGAAGATGGAAATGTTATTGGATTATAATAAATAAATAAAGCAACGAGCATAACGATAAGAGTTATAATAGTATTTTTTGTTTGTTCACTAAGCTTAATTTTATTTGTATATAAAAAGATATAACTAAGATAGAAACCACCAAAGACTAGAAGTCCAATAGTAGTCGCTTCTGCCAAGTTTAACATAGCAAGTGGGTTTACTAAAATAGGACCTAGATAAAATAGTACATAGATAACGCTAGCAATTAAAAAATTTCTTTTTAATATAGACATATATTTCTCCTTAAATTTTATTTTAGTATAGCTGATAAGCCATAAGATAAGAAAGAAAAAATGGCGATTAGAATTATTATAACAAAAGCACTTGAATTAAAAACATAAATAAGTGGTATTGATAAAATAATACTAAATAAAGGAATATATACTTTTCTTTCTATAAAATAGGATATTAACATAGTAATTGAAAAAGCAGAACAAATATAAAATAATATTAAAATAAATCCTGCTTTATCAGAGCTTCCTGAATAAAATTTCAGAAAGATTAAAGGGATAATATAGTACAAAATACTTGTTAAAATAAATGTAGCAAGTAGACTTTTTTTATTCATAATAATAACTCCGTAAATATAGTATGCTATCTATTGTAATATTTTCTCATTAGTAAGTCTAGTGATATAGAAAAAAATATCTAAAAATATTTTTTAAATCCTAAAAATATTTTTAGATAACGCTTGTTAAAATGAAATAATTAGAGTAAAATAAATATAACAAAATAAAGAAGGAGACTGTAAAATTATGTCAAAAGTTCATGTATTTGATCATCCATTGATTCAACATAAATTATCTTTTATAAGAGATAAAAATACAGGTTCAAAAGACTTTAGACAGCTAACTAATGAAGTAGGATCTCTTATGGCTTATGAAATCACAAGAGACTTACCATTAGAAGATATTCAAGTAGAAACACCAATTCAAACAACTACTTGTAAACGTCTTGCTGGGAAAAAAGTTGTGTTTGTTCCTATTTTAAGAGCTGGACTAGGAATGGTAGATGGATTAATGAATTTAATACCATCAGCAAGAGTTGGACATGTAGGATTATATCGTGATCCTGAAACTCTTCAACCACATGAGTATTTCGTGAAGATACCTAGCAATCCAGAAGAAAGATTATTTATTGTTGTGGATCCAATGTTAGCAACAGGAGGATCGGCAATCGCTGCGATAGATTCATTAAAACAACGAGGAGTAACAGAAATTAAATTTATGTGTTTAATAGCAGCTCCAGAAGGGGTAGAAGCATTACACACAGCTCACCCAGATGTGGATATTTATATTGCAGGCTTAGATGAAAGACTTAATGATCATGGTTATATAGTGCCAGGATTAGGGGATGCGGGAGATCGAATCTTCGGAACTAAATAATATAAAAGCACTTTCATAAATTTGTAGAAAATCTTAGAAATAACTAGAAAATCACTAAAAAAAGTAATATAATGTTAAATAGATATTTCTTAATTTTGCACTAATACAGATTTTTGAAGTATTTATAAACACTATCTTATGAGAAGAGGTGAGAAACTCACATGGAAAATCATACATATCTGATTTCCAAACTATTTGGATATGATATAACAGTAAATATTCCTAGTGCAATAACAACACTAATAACGGTTGTTTTAACCTTTATTTTTGTTATGTTTATTACTAGTAGAATAAAACTAAGACCAGATAGTAAACGACAAAATATGGCAGAATTGCTCGCGTTTTTTGTTAGTGACAATATTATAAAAGGTAATGTTGACTGGAAAAAATACGGGAAAGGATTATGGGCTACTGCTTTAACACTTATATCGTTTATAGCTATTGCAAATACTATAGGCGTACTTATAGAAGTAAGTTATGATGGAGTGGTTTATGTAAACTCTATAACGGCAGATCCAACGTTTACTTTCACGCTAGCAGTTTTAGTTATTGTATTTACTCACTATGCTGGGCTTAAGTATAAAGGGCCTAAGCATTATGTAGGAACTTATACTTCTTCGGGTATAGGTATTGCACCGTTTAAAATTATTGAAGAGTTTACAAACCTGTTGACACTATCAATGCGTTTATTCGGTAATATTTATGCAGGTGAAGTACTGTTAGCACTTTTAGCAACACTAGCTACAGCAGGTGTCTTTGGTGCTATTACAGGTATTACAGGTTTAGTAGTATGGAAAGGATTCTCATTATTTATAGGGTTTATCCAAGCGTACATCTTTACAATATTATCATTTATTTATTTATCACATAAAATTAATGATGAACATTAATTTATACAAACAACACACTTTATTAAGTGTAAATTAAAAAATTAATAAAATTCATTTATTACCTAAGGAGGAAAATATAATTATGGTAGAATTAATTGGAGCAGGATTAGCAGCAGGATTAGCAGCGATTGGAGCTGGTATCGGTAACGGATATTTATTCGGTAAATTTATGGAAGGTGTATCTCGCCAACCAGAAGTTGAACCTAAACTAAAATCTAATGCATTCGTAATGTTCGCGCTTGTTGAAGCGGTGCCTATCTTAGCGATAGTTATAGCATTCATTATTTTAGCAAAATAATTTAGTTTAATACTGTAATAAAATAACTAAGAAGAATAGGAGCAGTTAGTAAATGGAAAATTTAGTATTTTTAGCTACTGAACACGCTTCTCATCAAGGTTTTAATCTAGGAAATATGGCTATTAACTTAATAGCTGTAATAATCTTATTAGTATTACTGAAAAAATTTGCTTGGGATAAACTTATTGATATGTTAGATGAGCGTCAAAGGTTAGTCGAAGGACAACTTGATGATGCTGCTAAAAATCAAAAAGAAGCATTAGTTTTACTTGAAGAAAATCAAGAAAAATTAAAAAATGCTCAAAAAGAAATTAAAGTTATGATGGAAGATGCTCGTGAACAATCGAAAATTGAAAAACAAGCTATTCTTGATGAAGCTCGCAAACAAGCAGAACAATTAAAAGTAAATGCTCAAAGAGATATTGAGGATGAGAAGAAAAAAGCACTTGAAGAAATCAACAAACAAATTGCTGAATTATCAGTGCTTGTAGCTTCGAAAATTTTAGAAAAAGAATTAGATGGCTCAGCACATAGTGAATATGTGGATAAAGTTATCGAAGAGGTAGGGGTGAAATAATGAGTAAATCAGTATTAGCTAATAAAATTGGATATTCATTATTTGAAGTTGCAAAAGAAAATAATTCTTTGGAACAAGTTTCTTACGAGTTGAATGAAGTTGCAAAAGTAATTAATGAAAACTCTGATTTTGTTACATTGATGAACAACCCTAATATAGAAAAAATTAAAAAAATTAACTTGATTGATGCTTCATTTTCAGGTGTTAATAAATACGTTGTTAATGTAGTAAAGATTTTAGCAGGTAATCTGCAAATCTCATTAATAAATTTTGTTTTAGAGCAATTTACTGAATTATTTAATAGATATTCAAATAGCGTTGTTGTAAAAGTTGAATCAGCTTCGCCATTAACTGAATTACAGTTAGAAAATCTAAAAGAAAAACTTAAGAATGAGTTACAACTAGAAAAGGTAGAACTTAATAACTTTGTAGATGAAAGTCTTCTTGGTGGCTTCAAACTAACTTATAATAATAAGGTAGTTGATGCAAGCATCAAGGCAAAATTAAGTGCTATAAAGGCAAAAATTTCTACAATCTAGAAGAAGTTGAAACAAGGAGGGACATAAATGGCTATTAAAGCTGAAGAAATTAGTTCATTACTAAAATCACAAATAGAAAATTATCAGTTTGAAGTTAAGTCAACAGATGTCGGTACAGTTATAGAAGTAGGGGACGGTATTGCTCGTGTATACGGTCTTAATGAAATAATGAGTGGTGAGTTAGTTGAGTTCACTAAAACAGGGGTTATGGGACTTGCTCAAAACCTTGAAGACACTAATGTTGGTATCGTAATTTTAGGTCCAACTACTGATATTAAAGAGGGCGACGAAGTGCGCCGTACAGGACGCGTTATGGACGTTCCTGTTGGAGAAGAATTAATTGGACGTGTAGTTGATCCATTAGGACAACCTGTAGATGGTCGCGGACCAATTAATACTACAAAACGTCGTCCAATCGAATCTCCTGCAGTTGGGGTTATGGGACGTAAATCAGTATCTGTTCCATTCCAAACAGGGATTAAAGCAATTGATGCTTTAGTACCGATTGGGCGTGGTCAACGTGAGCTTATTATCGGAGATAGACAAACTGGTAAAACAGCTGTTGCTATTGACTCGATTTTAGCACAAAAAGGACAAAATGTAATTTGTATTTATGTGGCAATAGGACAAAAAGAATCTACAGTACGTAGTGTTGTAGAAACATTAAAAGAACATGGTGCATTAGATTATACAATCGTAGTTACTGCATCAGCGTCTCAACCAGCTCCACTTTTATATATTGCACCTTATGCAGGGGTTGCTATGGCAGAGGAATTCATGTTTAATGGCAAAGATGTAGTAATCGTTTATGATGACTTATCAAAACAAGCAGC comes from the Gemella morbillorum genome and includes:
- a CDS encoding ABC transporter ATP-binding protein, giving the protein MSFIEIKNLDKTFFPGTNREQYALKNVNLDIKAGDFITILGGNGAGKSTFLNALAGSFSLDNGKIIIEGKDVSNIVEHKRAEFISRVFQNPLDGTAPRMTVAQNMSLALRRGKNRGFKLGTTKEDRKLFKELLATLDLGLEDRLDSEMGLLSGGQRQAIALLMATMTTPKLLLLDEHTAALDPKTQKKIMELTRKKIEEKNLTALMITHNIQDAVKYGNRIIILHRGQLVRDINREEKEKLNAKELYELLYNLEESE
- a CDS encoding response regulator transcription factor → MKILVVEDEKDLNRVITKHLKKNNYSVDSCFDGEQALDYVLYGEYDLIITDIMMPKVDGYQFIKQLRNKKNTTPVIMLTAKDSLDDKILGLDSGADDYIVKPFEFDELLARIRVLMRRNYGFATNIIQVDDVVLDISKKQVTRSGESIVLTGKEYEVLEYLFKNKTGIISREQILNHVWDYDYEGVSNIIDVIVKNIRKKLDVGSKKPIIHTKRGLGYFVKED
- a CDS encoding sensor histidine kinase gives rise to the protein MLKKIKEIIFKPFRRITLTFKITLWYTIFIVILLTSIILGTFFVSDSVVESSGKKKLIEEVTEISNGKENFTAFEDGVTLSLYDKDGNLIAGSIPKNFDVRDFSLGVVTYYTDSNNNKYMYYDIETNSEKFANGKYVRGIVQISSGQTSWYLPFAIIAGSPIIILIITYGGYLIIRSSLKPVREMIETAETISNSADLSKRITIEDGKDEVHKLALVFNEMLESLERASMRERQFSSDVSHELRTPISVIVAESEYGTKYIDTVGEAKESFAVIKRQSKRMTTMINQILEMARLDNRLEIPKETFNLSSCLEKTLEDYKKLFVSKNIQLISNIEENITVFGNRVLLMRLIDNLISNALKHATSKTWISVVKRKSIIIEIKDDGKGIDDKEKEYIWDRFYKVDKSRSISEDNSSGLGLPISKKIVELHGGKIVALDNKPQGAKFVINL
- a CDS encoding PepSY domain-containing protein, which produces MTKNIDNNEIETLEGVYTQTTETEHQEENYSQPNKPKKNFLKPLIIGVLAVAVTGGAGSYAYNKYEQGKRAKVQEAYSKIKINVDNQSQSNQSTNPQNNESTQQNSTSNIKSQEEVQRIVAQAISTPEGDIYFKKIRTEYEDDYAYQNNGAPLLIYDIEVRANGLEYDIEIDAVTGKVLKVKIDS
- the upp gene encoding uracil phosphoribosyltransferase; protein product: MSKVHVFDHPLIQHKLSFIRDKNTGSKDFRQLTNEVGSLMAYEITRDLPLEDIQVETPIQTTTCKRLAGKKVVFVPILRAGLGMVDGLMNLIPSARVGHVGLYRDPETLQPHEYFVKIPSNPEERLFIVVDPMLATGGSAIAAIDSLKQRGVTEIKFMCLIAAPEGVEALHTAHPDVDIYIAGLDERLNDHGYIVPGLGDAGDRIFGTK
- the atpB gene encoding F0F1 ATP synthase subunit A, encoding MENHTYLISKLFGYDITVNIPSAITTLITVVLTFIFVMFITSRIKLRPDSKRQNMAELLAFFVSDNIIKGNVDWKKYGKGLWATALTLISFIAIANTIGVLIEVSYDGVVYVNSITADPTFTFTLAVLVIVFTHYAGLKYKGPKHYVGTYTSSGIGIAPFKIIEEFTNLLTLSMRLFGNIYAGEVLLALLATLATAGVFGAITGITGLVVWKGFSLFIGFIQAYIFTILSFIYLSHKINDEH
- the atpE gene encoding F0F1 ATP synthase subunit C — encoded protein: MVELIGAGLAAGLAAIGAGIGNGYLFGKFMEGVSRQPEVEPKLKSNAFVMFALVEAVPILAIVIAFIILAK
- the atpF gene encoding F0F1 ATP synthase subunit B, encoding MENLVFLATEHASHQGFNLGNMAINLIAVIILLVLLKKFAWDKLIDMLDERQRLVEGQLDDAAKNQKEALVLLEENQEKLKNAQKEIKVMMEDAREQSKIEKQAILDEARKQAEQLKVNAQRDIEDEKKKALEEINKQIAELSVLVASKILEKELDGSAHSEYVDKVIEEVGVK
- the atpH gene encoding ATP synthase F1 subunit delta, whose product is MSKSVLANKIGYSLFEVAKENNSLEQVSYELNEVAKVINENSDFVTLMNNPNIEKIKKINLIDASFSGVNKYVVNVVKILAGNLQISLINFVLEQFTELFNRYSNSVVVKVESASPLTELQLENLKEKLKNELQLEKVELNNFVDESLLGGFKLTYNNKVVDASIKAKLSAIKAKISTI
- the atpA gene encoding F0F1 ATP synthase subunit alpha; protein product: MAIKAEEISSLLKSQIENYQFEVKSTDVGTVIEVGDGIARVYGLNEIMSGELVEFTKTGVMGLAQNLEDTNVGIVILGPTTDIKEGDEVRRTGRVMDVPVGEELIGRVVDPLGQPVDGRGPINTTKRRPIESPAVGVMGRKSVSVPFQTGIKAIDALVPIGRGQRELIIGDRQTGKTAVAIDSILAQKGQNVICIYVAIGQKESTVRSVVETLKEHGALDYTIVVTASASQPAPLLYIAPYAGVAMAEEFMFNGKDVVIVYDDLSKQAAAYRELSLLLKRPPGREAYPGDVFYLHSRLLERAARVNEDFGGGSITALPFVETQAGDISAYIPTNVISITDGQIFLQSDLFFSGIRPAINAGLSVSRVGGSAQIKAMKKVSGTLRLDLASYRELESFAQFGSDLDPATREKLERGKRTVEVLKQDLHKPIPVEKQVMILYALTHGFLDDVEVKDIHRFEQELYAYLDAHETEAVKHIIETKDLPATEVMDGVIAAFKKTFA